A stretch of the Synechocystis sp. PCC 7338 genome encodes the following:
- a CDS encoding glycosyltransferase, with amino-acid sequence MKVLITDFDLFAKVGGGQTFYRSLIRKNPDIDFYYLIDKEERVTKRPNNAHGVPFQEKYFLADLNNFFDVNPPKWVYRSFIRASNIAASVAGMEFDLVDSPDYEQWAIFLRPALDYHRVKFAKIALSLHGKISTTLKLDWFNQGKENIPLELEEWKQYATVDLRYGISKSYIDEWQSLSPFSAHYYHPLHFFELPQPLEAIASGDRPDLNFIGRTERRKGPDIFIDIAWWLNKNLYHEANIIGPHSFNDTGTISSETYLRSMLGDRQSPVKFLPPKPQGELMALFARKTVTFVPSRYDTLNLVALESLFSGCPTVIGGGAGVCRLLKEDFPDVPFVEIDLENIYSCLPAIEHILGDYSGYRRQLVDSVKNSAAIADSPVLADIYQQTSQYEQEIRDELKNWYAQLMGYWVSTQENVSFLQPLKAQLKPTLKQIKNNLKSTAGQLKGRVLQPLGDDRNAQLVKAPNLLKKYKETFNATEQTAKDLAEKIQMGWRLGSGYESEFQGVRGKLATNYRIDRVRLWRELARIEELRDHTLVSATYKLRAMRALGEDQFGDLPFVLRTLTEYGFPKEMAAVSALYGQPSEREERCHSLIEQARLDNLTNPAGDEYEIWDDRRGDGPYRATIIVSLYNAAAKLPLFLKTLQHQTLIKLGEAEVVLVDSGSPGNEYEVFKDLAPTLGYPLLYARSPQRETIQSAWNRGIKLAKSPYLAFLGVDETILPDCLEILAGELDQDPELDWAIGHSLVTNVDMQGGWASDIMPYDRTGYEQDLVYLETCYLSWVGALYRKSIHERFGYYDQSFRGAGDTEFKNRVMPFIKSKVVDKMLGLFWNYPDERTTQSPATEIEDMRAWYLHRTLAGVKYAFQRRSPEEVENLLYHCLGYRKSYCKHTSTDFDHAYNLALYLEKVNPHAEALQYAPGIKALLGTYRSLDWLPKLSKFSPLNSMLTTRKLTKQWEQEHQQHWPKDRLFSPHYSIFNDNRHEQHSFLWFTDITASKK; translated from the coding sequence ATGAAGGTATTAATCACAGATTTTGACCTATTTGCCAAAGTAGGTGGCGGGCAAACTTTTTACCGCAGTTTAATTCGTAAAAACCCCGATATTGATTTTTATTACCTGATTGACAAAGAAGAACGTGTAACTAAACGTCCCAATAACGCCCACGGAGTCCCCTTTCAAGAAAAATATTTCCTAGCCGATTTAAACAACTTTTTTGATGTCAATCCCCCCAAATGGGTTTATCGTTCCTTCATCAGAGCCAGTAACATTGCCGCGTCGGTGGCTGGCATGGAATTCGACTTGGTTGATTCCCCCGACTATGAACAGTGGGCTATTTTTCTGCGTCCAGCCTTAGATTACCACCGGGTGAAATTTGCCAAGATTGCCCTCTCTCTCCACGGTAAAATTTCCACCACTTTAAAGTTAGATTGGTTTAATCAAGGTAAGGAAAATATCCCCCTAGAACTAGAAGAATGGAAGCAGTATGCCACCGTCGATCTGCGCTACGGCATCAGTAAAAGCTACATTGATGAATGGCAATCCCTCAGCCCCTTTTCTGCCCACTATTACCATCCCCTCCACTTTTTTGAATTACCCCAGCCCCTAGAAGCAATTGCCAGTGGCGATCGCCCCGATTTGAACTTTATTGGTCGCACCGAAAGACGGAAAGGTCCGGATATTTTTATTGATATTGCTTGGTGGTTAAACAAAAATCTCTATCACGAAGCTAATATTATTGGCCCCCATAGTTTTAACGACACCGGCACCATTTCTTCGGAAACCTATCTCCGGAGTATGCTTGGCGATCGCCAGAGTCCCGTTAAATTTTTACCCCCCAAACCCCAGGGGGAATTAATGGCTTTATTCGCCCGTAAAACGGTCACCTTTGTGCCTTCGCGCTACGATACTCTCAATTTAGTAGCCCTGGAATCTTTATTTTCCGGTTGTCCCACCGTCATTGGGGGCGGGGCTGGGGTATGTCGTTTACTGAAAGAAGACTTTCCTGATGTTCCTTTTGTGGAAATTGATTTAGAAAATATTTACAGTTGTTTGCCAGCCATTGAGCATATTTTAGGCGACTATTCTGGTTACCGTCGTCAACTAGTGGATAGCGTTAAAAATTCAGCAGCCATAGCTGATAGCCCTGTTTTAGCTGATATTTATCAACAGACTAGTCAGTATGAACAAGAAATCAGAGATGAACTAAAAAATTGGTATGCCCAGTTAATGGGCTATTGGGTAAGTACCCAGGAGAATGTCTCCTTTTTACAACCCCTGAAAGCCCAATTAAAACCAACTCTCAAGCAAATTAAAAATAATTTAAAAAGTACGGCTGGACAATTAAAGGGAAGAGTTTTGCAACCCCTGGGGGATGACCGCAATGCCCAGCTAGTTAAAGCCCCTAATTTACTCAAAAAATACAAAGAAACCTTCAATGCCACAGAACAAACAGCGAAGGATTTGGCGGAAAAAATCCAAATGGGATGGCGTTTGGGATCTGGCTATGAATCAGAATTCCAAGGAGTGCGGGGTAAATTAGCCACTAATTATCGTATCGACCGGGTGCGACTCTGGCGGGAATTAGCTCGCATTGAAGAACTACGGGACCATACCCTAGTTTCTGCTACCTATAAACTCCGGGCCATGCGGGCCTTGGGGGAAGATCAGTTTGGCGATTTACCCTTTGTGTTACGGACCCTGACGGAATATGGCTTTCCCAAGGAAATGGCGGCAGTATCTGCTCTCTACGGCCAACCTTCAGAACGGGAGGAGCGTTGCCATAGCCTCATTGAACAGGCCCGTTTGGACAATTTGACTAATCCGGCGGGGGATGAGTATGAAATTTGGGACGATCGTCGGGGGGATGGGCCATACCGGGCCACCATCATTGTTTCCCTCTACAATGCGGCGGCAAAATTACCCCTATTTTTAAAGACCTTACAGCATCAAACCCTAATTAAGCTAGGAGAAGCGGAAGTGGTGTTGGTGGACAGCGGTTCACCGGGAAATGAGTATGAAGTCTTTAAAGATTTAGCTCCCACCTTGGGTTATCCACTACTCTATGCCCGATCGCCACAACGGGAAACCATCCAAAGTGCTTGGAACCGGGGCATTAAGTTAGCCAAGTCTCCCTACCTGGCCTTTTTGGGGGTGGATGAAACCATTTTGCCCGATTGTTTAGAAATTCTGGCGGGGGAATTGGACCAAGACCCAGAGCTAGATTGGGCCATCGGCCATAGTTTGGTCACCAATGTGGATATGCAGGGGGGCTGGGCCAGCGACATTATGCCCTACGACCGCACTGGCTATGAACAGGATTTAGTTTATCTAGAAACCTGTTATTTATCCTGGGTGGGGGCGCTCTATCGCAAATCAATTCATGAACGTTTTGGTTACTATGACCAAAGCTTCCGAGGGGCTGGGGATACGGAATTTAAAAACCGGGTCATGCCCTTTATCAAGAGTAAAGTGGTGGATAAAATGCTGGGCTTGTTCTGGAATTATCCCGACGAACGCACCACCCAAAGTCCCGCTACGGAAATTGAAGATATGCGGGCTTGGTATTTACATCGCACCCTGGCCGGTGTTAAATATGCTTTCCAACGGCGATCGCCTGAGGAAGTGGAAAATTTACTCTACCATTGCCTGGGCTATCGCAAATCTTACTGTAAGCATACTAGTACAGATTTTGACCATGCCTATAATTTGGCCCTTTATCTAGAAAAAGTTAACCCCCATGCTGAAGCTTTGCAATATGCTCCGGGCATTAAAGCTTTGCTAGGAACCTATCGCTCCCTGGATTGGTTGCCCAAATTATCTAAATTTTCTCCCCTTAACTCCATGCTGACGACCCGCAAACTAACTAAACAATGGGAGCAGGAACACCAACAGCATTGGCCAAAAGATAGACTTTTTTCTCCCCATTACTCAATTTTTAACGATAATCGCCACGAACAACATTCTTTCCTTTGGTTTACGGATATTACCGCTTCTAAAAAATAA
- a CDS encoding FkbM family methyltransferase: protein MFNKIKDKLKFKLAKVLAPEIDKKLAIEEKLSSINLFGIAPWYQENLWEPPVQIVLRDLCKPGDIVFDVGANFAGLTTVMSRMVGPRGVVCAFEASPRIIDKTQRNLVLSGCNNVQLFHHAVYSTSHETVKIYLGSHLNDSIYSENGVGSTYEVKTIALDDFVEHTKLVPNLLKMDIEGAEFDAIKGMEKTLVAAKPHLVLETQRNDTRCLDFLRNLGYIAIDVNTYREVKTADDYPVGADIRNNLYIHGDRLGETPYHDPFQFESHSLLDADHFKQTKDGSVCLKSNLLLPKGRYLIDWDFTAEGTQNDLMCGVKVNDKVIFRYHAFSQLLASSYRDWVINLPETSEIQLYFEFQHGTQDPTLTINSAKITKIANFDHLPAALYF, encoded by the coding sequence ATGTTTAACAAAATCAAAGATAAACTCAAATTCAAACTGGCAAAAGTTCTTGCTCCAGAAATCGACAAAAAATTAGCAATAGAAGAAAAACTTTCCTCTATTAATCTTTTTGGCATTGCCCCTTGGTATCAGGAGAACCTTTGGGAACCACCAGTGCAAATAGTTTTACGGGATCTCTGTAAACCGGGGGATATTGTCTTTGATGTGGGGGCAAATTTTGCTGGTTTAACCACAGTAATGTCGAGGATGGTAGGCCCCAGGGGCGTAGTTTGTGCCTTTGAAGCTAGCCCCCGTATTATTGATAAAACCCAACGCAACTTGGTGTTGAGCGGCTGTAATAATGTCCAGCTTTTTCACCATGCAGTTTACTCCACTTCCCACGAAACCGTAAAAATCTACCTGGGTAGCCATCTTAATGACAGCATTTACAGTGAAAACGGGGTGGGCTCCACCTATGAAGTTAAGACCATTGCCCTAGATGACTTTGTTGAGCACACTAAACTAGTGCCTAATTTGCTCAAAATGGACATTGAAGGAGCAGAATTTGATGCCATTAAAGGCATGGAAAAAACCCTAGTTGCCGCCAAGCCCCATTTAGTTCTAGAAACCCAACGGAATGATACCCGCTGTTTAGATTTTTTGCGTAATTTGGGCTACATTGCCATCGACGTTAATACCTATCGGGAAGTTAAAACTGCTGACGATTATCCGGTGGGGGCTGACATTCGCAATAATCTCTATATCCATGGCGATCGCCTGGGGGAAACGCCCTATCACGATCCATTCCAGTTTGAGAGCCATAGCCTTTTAGATGCTGATCACTTTAAGCAGACTAAGGATGGTTCTGTTTGCTTAAAAAGTAATCTACTCTTACCGAAAGGTCGTTATTTAATCGATTGGGATTTCACTGCTGAAGGAACCCAAAATGATTTAATGTGTGGAGTAAAAGTTAACGATAAAGTAATATTTCGTTACCATGCTTTCAGTCAACTATTAGCCTCTAGCTATAGGGATTGGGTGATTAATTTGCCCGAAACTAGTGAAATTCAACTTTATTTTGAATTCCAGCATGGCACCCAAGATCCAACCCTAACTATTAATAGTGCCAAAATCACCAAAATTGCCAATTTTGACCATCTTCCTGCCGCCCTTTATTTCTAG
- the smpB gene encoding SsrA-binding protein SmpB: MTKEKERIKVVSDNRQARFLYEILETYEAGIELQGTEVKSIRAGKVNLRDGFALLRDGEVWLMNVHISPYDKSSQFFNHDPRRTRRLLMHNWEIRKLIGQVEQKGLTLVPLKMYFKGSWVKIALGLGKGKKLHDKRETLKRRQDDRDMARAMKR, encoded by the coding sequence ATGACTAAGGAAAAAGAAAGGATAAAAGTTGTCAGCGATAATCGCCAGGCTCGTTTTCTGTACGAAATCTTAGAGACCTATGAAGCGGGCATCGAGCTACAGGGCACCGAGGTTAAGTCAATACGGGCGGGGAAGGTCAATTTACGGGATGGCTTTGCCCTGTTGCGGGATGGGGAAGTCTGGCTGATGAACGTGCATATTTCTCCCTACGATAAAAGTAGTCAGTTTTTCAACCACGACCCCCGTCGTACCCGGCGCTTGCTAATGCATAATTGGGAAATCCGCAAATTAATTGGTCAAGTTGAACAAAAGGGCCTAACTTTAGTGCCGCTGAAAATGTATTTCAAGGGTAGTTGGGTGAAAATTGCCCTAGGCCTTGGTAAAGGCAAAAAACTCCACGATAAACGGGAGACTTTAAAGCGCCGTCAGGATGACCGGGATATGGCCAGGGCCATGAAACGCTAA